Proteins encoded by one window of Glycine soja cultivar W05 chromosome 15, ASM419377v2, whole genome shotgun sequence:
- the LOC114386368 gene encoding ubiquinol-cytochrome-c reductase complex assembly factor 1-like — MLRRWSKAVTPISKFGSQSHLNFVKDVSRQTYAGVAPAPTIEDKPHRPVVNLDKMFWSKPCSLALPRDSPLRVEEPDYQGIKRLMLKLMLFYSKQSKSIRGANVVYQRIISQVDKPPIYEVFNLEKTFKTTFSLLVLHMWFCLRRLKQEGKEGVEFGQYLYEIYNHDVELRVSKAGVNLLLTKWMKELEKIFYGNIVAYDTAILLEAKPGDFSNVIWRNIFSEDGSSTPDAAASQSVQAMARYARREVSCMTLTDKEALFSGNFMFTSLKHENTNGKGPQ, encoded by the exons ATGTTGCGAAGATGGAGCAAAGCAGTTACTCCAATCTCCAAATTTGGATCGCAGAGTCATTTGAATTTCGTGAAGGACGTCTCGCGCCAAACCTACGCCGGGGTTGCACCCGCGCCAACGATAGAGGACAAACCTCACCGCCCCGTG GTTAACCTAGATAAAATGTTTTGGTCTAAACCCTGTTCGCTGGCCTTGCCCCGTGACTCACCCCTCAGAGTTGAAGAACCTGATTATCAGGGCATCAAGCGTTTAATGCTCAAACTCATGCTGTTTTATAGTAAGCAGAGCAAGTCAATTCGTGGGGCTAATGTTGTGTACCAAAGAATCATTTCTCAAGTTGATAAACCTCCCATTTATGAAG TGTTTAACTTGGAGAAAACATTCAAAACAACATTCTCTTTACTTGTGCTTCATATGTGGTTCTGTTTGCGTCGCTTGAAGCAAGAGGGAAAGGAGGGTGTTGAATTTGGCCAGTACCTTTATGAGATTTACAATCACGATGTGGAGCTAAGAGTGTCCAAAGCTGGA GTTAACCTACTACTGACTAAGTGGATGAAAGAGCTTGAGAAGATTTTTTATGGGAACATTGTTGCTTATGATACTGCCATACTTCTGGAAGCTAAACCGGGTGATTTTTCTAATGTTATATGGAG GAATATATTCTCTGAAGATGGTTCTTCAACACCAGATGCTGCTGCATCTCAATCAGTGCAG GCGATGGCCAGATATGCTCGCCGGGAAGTAAGTTGTATGACCTTAACAG ATAAAGAAGCACTATTTTCAGGGAATTTTATGTTCACCTCTTTGAAGCATGAGAACACAAACGGAAAGGGGCCTCAATGA